TATACAGGTTACGACCACCTCTCGTTTTTGTATAACGGATGAAAACCCGAGTGTAAACCGCAATCTGTTTTTTCAGCCTATAAACTTATTAGACAATAGTCCAAGCGCATAAGCCGAGAAGTATGAAATTAGAGAGCAGAGCAATCAGGTAAAAATAGCTTCTTGGGCTTGGGTTTTGTTCTGTCGAGATAGCGTAATAGAGAGCCATGTGTATTATTCTTGATATTGCCATGCTCCAAATTAGAACGCCTGTCCAAAAGATATCAGCTCCGGTTAAAATAGCTAAAAAGGAAGCACCTAGCATTAGCGTCAGGTTTTCTTGTGAATTAGCAAAAGTTCTATGTGCGCGAAAAACGAATGAAGAGTGACTTAAAGATAGGTCTATTTTTCCGGGTATCGCACCCGGTTGTGATGCTTTGGATTTCGCAGCCACGAGGCTTTGAACTATGACAGTTAATAGGATCGTCAATATACCTAAAAAAGCGACTGAATAAGAATCTAACATGAATATATACTCCTTTAATGAATGTTGCCTAATGCTAAGCTTAGAAGGAAAATGAAGCATAGCATTAGTTTGTCCCTAGCCACACTTTGTTGGTTTATTGGTAAGCAACTTCAGTTGTAATAGCGACACAACCATTACCACCGGGCAATAGCACTTTATTTAGCGCG
The sequence above is a segment of the Psychromonas sp. CNPT3 genome. Coding sequences within it:
- a CDS encoding MAPEG family protein, translated to MLDSYSVAFLGILTILLTVIVQSLVAAKSKASQPGAIPGKIDLSLSHSSFVFRAHRTFANSQENLTLMLGASFLAILTGADIFWTGVLIWSMAISRIIHMALYYAISTEQNPSPRSYFYLIALLSNFILLGLCAWTIV